The genomic interval CCGCCTTTCCCCTGGGTGCTGCGAAAGCGCTGGCCCAGGAAACCCGCGGTCGGCCGGAGAAGAAGGACCTCCAGATCGGCTTCCTGCCCATCACCTGCGCCACGCCGATCATCATGGCCCAGGTCAACGGTTATTACGCAAAGGAAGGCCTCAACGTGACGCTGGTGAAAACCGCAGGCTGGGCGGTGGTGCGGGACAAGTCCCTCGCCGGCGAATACGACGCCGCCCACATGCTCTCGCCCATGCCGCTGGCGATGACGCTCGGGGCCGGCTCCAACCCCATGCCCATGGTCGTTCCCGCGATCGAGAACCTGAACGGCAGCGCCATCACGCTGCACGTCAAGCACAAGGACAAGCGTGACCCCAAGACCTGGAAAGGCATGCGTTTCGCCATTCCATTCGACTACTCGATGCACAACTTCCTGCTGCGCTACTACCTGGCGGAACACGGAGTGGACCCCGACCAGGACGTTCAGCTGCGGGTGATGCCTCCGCCCGACATGGTGGCCAACCTGCGCTCCGAAGCGATCGACGGCTTCATCGTCGCCGAACCGTTCAACCAACGCGCCGTGTACGACGGCATCGGCTACATCCATACGCTCTCGGGCGAGATCTGGAACGGGCATCCGTGCTGCGCCTTCGCCACCACGCGGAAGTTCGCCAGTCAGATGCCCAGCAGCTTCGCTGCCCTGTTTCGCGCGCTCGTGGTGGCCAATGTCTATTGCAACCAGGCACAAAACCGCAAAACCGTGGCTGAGGCCATCTCCGCGCCGAACTTCCTCAACCAGCCGCCGGGCGTGGTGGAGCAGGTGTTGACCGGACGCTACGCCGATGGGCTCGGCCAGGTGCGCACGGCGCCCGATCGCATCACCTTCGAGGCTTTCCCGTATCCGGCGATGGCAGTGTGGATCCTGACCCAAATGAAGCGTTGGGGTTATCTCAAGGGCGACCTCACCTATGCCGAGGTCGCCGAACGGGTGTTTCTTGCCAGCGACGCCAGAAGGCGCCTGACGGAGCTGGGCATGAGGCCGCCCGCCGACGATGGACGAAGGTACGTGATCATGGGCAAGGAGTTCGATCCGGCGCGGGCCGATGCCTACTTATCCAGCTTCGCGATCCGCCGGACGACGTGAGGCGGCCCAAAAACAGTGCGCACCTTGCCCCGCCATGATGCGCGCCCATGGGGCACGAACCTCAGGCCGAAC from Pelomicrobium methylotrophicum carries:
- a CDS encoding CmpA/NrtA family ABC transporter substrate-binding protein; the encoded protein is MSTPHDSDGRSTRCPCGGSHDAHAHPFPAGEEQFLDALVEQAVLRAVFPFASQRRALLQALGAATVLAALSAAFPLGAAKALAQETRGRPEKKDLQIGFLPITCATPIIMAQVNGYYAKEGLNVTLVKTAGWAVVRDKSLAGEYDAAHMLSPMPLAMTLGAGSNPMPMVVPAIENLNGSAITLHVKHKDKRDPKTWKGMRFAIPFDYSMHNFLLRYYLAEHGVDPDQDVQLRVMPPPDMVANLRSEAIDGFIVAEPFNQRAVYDGIGYIHTLSGEIWNGHPCCAFATTRKFASQMPSSFAALFRALVVANVYCNQAQNRKTVAEAISAPNFLNQPPGVVEQVLTGRYADGLGQVRTAPDRITFEAFPYPAMAVWILTQMKRWGYLKGDLTYAEVAERVFLASDARRRLTELGMRPPADDGRRYVIMGKEFDPARADAYLSSFAIRRTT